The genomic interval ACAGGTAGGGAGCAATTTGTCTTAGTAGAGACTTCTAAAAAGGTTTCTGAAATTTCTTTCCCAGCTTTTATTGGAATTCCTGATGAAATAGGCCCATGGTCCACTCAAGTACTTAGTGCTACATCCCCTTCATCTGGCAGTAGTAAAGGTGAAGAGTTCCATACTAAGCTTATGTCTTTCTTGAAACAAGAGGGAAAATCTTTAGCTGACATACAGAATGTAGCTTCCCCAGCTCTCACACTTAACACTGAGTTAGTTAGTGCAATTAATTCACTAGTTCAGAAATGCCAAACTGCCTCACCAGTAGAAGCACAGAATTACAGGAAACTGCGCACATTTTCTGGACTGACTCCTACACCAAATGGGAAGGAAGACTATGAGGTATCGGCTGAACACACTACACATATTCTCGAAGAATGGCAGTGTTCTGACAATGTGAAGAAACAGAGGCTAGTGGAATGCCTTAGAGGGCCCACAGCAGATATTGTGATGTTTGTGAAGGTTGAAAATCCTTCAGCTACTTCTTGTGACTACCTGAAGGCTTTAGATACAGCATTTGGTCCTACAGAGAATGCATCTGATCTGATGGTGAAGTTCAGAAATACCTTCTAAGAAAAAGGGGAAAAGCACTCTGTGTATATAATCAAGCTAGATAAGCTACTACACAGTGTTCTGCGAAAAGGGGGACTCTTCCAGATGACATGGTGGCACTTAGGTTGAGAGTGACGCACAAGTTTTGTGAACCACCTCCTTTCACTGAACTTCTAAAAGaagtgagagaagaagagaacATGATTCATAATAGAAGTACTGTTCAGGCCAGTGTAACTGTGTCCTCCGTGGCCTCTGACAAAACAGATTCAGCTGACTCTGAGGTTGAGCtgctaaagaaagaaattagGGGACTGAGAAGTGAAATGGCTTGTCTACTGTCTGCTGCTGTTGCTCCAATGACATCAGACACTCCCAAAATGCATAGCTTAGCTGCCACTACAGGGAGAAGTGCTCTAAGCAAAGCAGGCGGTGGAGGAAACATTTTCTGCTATAAATGTGGAGAGGATGGCCGCTTTAAACGGGACTGTGCAAATGAGGAGAACTTGAGAAAAGTGAATCAACGACTCATTAAAATGAGAAGGGTGACGGGAAACTACCCCGGGGCTCAGTAGAGGAACAGGCTGAAGCTCCTCAAAAGACACGTTCCACCCAGTGCAATGAACTAAACAAAAAGACAGCTGTGCTCCCATCAGGGCTAGTTGGGCCTAGCGCTATCTTTCCTATACAGATAGAGGGCATTTATGCTAAAGCTTTACTTGATAGTGGGTCTCAAGTTACTCTTCTCTATCGATCCTTTTATGAGAGGTACCTTAAGCATCTACCTTTAATGGAAATTGGAAATTTGGAGATATGGGGTTTAAGTTCTCAGCAATACCCTTATGATGGTTGTTTGTCTTTGAGGCTCGAGTTTCCAGGATCTGTAACTGGAGTAACTGAGGCCATTGATGCACTGGTGCTGGTGTGTCTGGATCCAGTAATGAAGGGTGAAGCATCCATTCTAGTAGGAACATATACATCCGTGGTGAAAAAACTGATTGAGGCATGCAAGCAAAAGGTTGGGAAAGATTTCATGAACACTTTAGTGGTTCATCCCATCATGAAAGATGCATTTGAAAGGGTCATGAGGATAACAGCTGACCAGACTGATGATTTAAGCCAAGGTACAGTGTGGTTTTCGCACCCAAAGCCTGTCATATTGTCTCCTGGTGAGACGGCAAGAGTTAGGGGGATTCCAAAATATTTAGGAAAACTTTCTAGTAAAACTTTCCTAGTGGATCATCCTGAAGAGCCACGGTTTCCTGAGGCATTATTGGTGAGGCCAGAAGTGCAGAACACTCCAGTTGAACACTCAAGAAGGATCTCAGTCACTGTTCGGAATATGTCTGATCAGGCTGTTACTTTGAAGCGGGGTATGCCAATTGCTCACATCTTCCCAGTAGAGGTTGTGCCACATATTTCCTCCCTTGGCGAGATGACTGCTGAGAATCAGTTGACCttggactcttttgattttaGTGATTCTTCTCTGCCCGGAGATTGGAAGAAAAGACTAGCTCAAAAGCTCCTGGAGAGGAAAGATTTTTTCTCCTGTCATGAATTTGATATGGGCTGTGCTAAGAGTGCTCAACACGAAATCAGGCTAACTGAAGATAAACCTTTCCAGGAGAGGTCTCGCCGGCTTGCCCCTGCTGACATTGAAGATGTAAGACAGCATTTGGGAAAACTGAAGGATGCTGGTATTATTACTGAGTCCAGGAGCCCTTATGCATCACCCATAGTAGGAGTGCGTAAAAAGAATGGACAAATACGGATGTGTGTAGACTACAGAACCCTAAATCAACGTACAATTCCAGATCAGTACACTGTCCCTAGAATTGAAGACGCTCTTGCCTGCCTTAGTGGAAGCAAGTGGTTTAGTGTGTTGGATCTTAGAAGCGGATACTATCAAATTCCTCTCtgtgaaaaagacaaagaaaagacagCTTTCATTTGCCCAGTTGGGTTCTTCCATTTTGAAAGGATGCCTCAGGGCATAATGGGAGCTCCAGCCTCTTTTCAGCGAGTTATGGAGAGAACAGTTGGGGACATGAATTTATTGGAGGTTTTGGTGTATCTGGATGACCTCATTGTGTTTGGGCAAACATTGGAAGAACACGAAGAGCGCCTCCTTAAGGTTttggaaaactgaaaaatgaaggacTAAAATTATCACTTGATAAATGCAAGTTCTGCCAAACATCTGTCAGCTATGTTGGACATATTGTCTCTCAAAATGGAATCTCAACTGATCCCTCCAAGACAGAAGCAGTGATTTCATGGCCCAGACCCCAGACTATATCAGAACTGCTCTCCTTCTTGGGTTTTTGTGGTTACTACAGGAGGTTTGTCAAAGACTTTTCCAAAGTTTCTTACCCACTGAACCAATTACTGCAAGGCTGCTTGCctaagaagaagaaggcagaaaAACATAAAGAGAAAGAGCCAGGAAGGGTCTACTTTAAGTCTACTGAGCCATTTGGAGATAGATGGGATGAGAGATGTGAAGTAGCTTTTGAAATTCTAAAAGCTCAACTTACTCAGGCACCTGTGCTGGCTTTTGTGGATCCTCAACTACCTTATGTGTTGCACATTGATGCAAGCTGTGAGGGATTAGGAGGTGTCCTATATCAAGACCAGGGGCAGGGTTTGCAGCCAGTGGCTTTCATTAGTAGAAGCCTAACACCCACTGAGAGGAATTACCTAGTACACAAATTAGAATTTTTGGCATTAAAATGGGCTGTGGTGGAAAAGCTCCATGACTATCTGTATGGGGCCAAATTTCAGATACACACAGACAACAATCCTCTTACTTACATACTGACATCTGCCAAATTGGATGCTGCAGGGTATCGATGGTTGGCAGCTCTATTAGCCTATGATTTCAGCCTCAAATACCGACCTGGCAAGCAAAACACAGATGCGGATGCTTTGTCTCAGCATGCCCATGACAGCCCAGTGGAGGACGTGGACTGGATAAGAATTTCTTCTAATGGAGTGAGAGGCCTGTGTCAGCTGTTGGAGGTTAATAAGCTTAACTGTCCTTTATTCAACAGAGTTATTAACTGTTTAGGATGCTCTGTTGAAGCAGTACCTGCAGCATACTGCAACCTAGCTACATTAAGCACTGCATCACTGCCCCAACTGAACCTATCTGATCTGTCAGCCTCACAGCAGGAAGACCCTTGGTTGGGTGAGCTGTGGAATGCATTTAGAAAGGGAGATATTCACATGGTGAACAagagaaaacacaaatatatCTACTTTTGAAGGAATGGGGAAGGTTGAAGATGGAAGATGGAGTGATGTACCGCTACACTCAGCCACCCAACAAACCAAAGTGTAAACAATTGCTTTTGCCACAGAAATTTCACCAGATTGTTCTACGATCATTGCATGATGATTCTGGACATTTGGGTTTTGAGAAGACCTATGGATTTGTTAGGAATCTGTTCTATTGGCCCCATATGAAGACCGATGTGGAGCAGTACTGTCAGACCTGTGCTCGGTGTATACAGAGAAAAACTTTGCCAAAGAGAGTTGCACCTTTGGGTCATTTGAGCAGCAGTGCACCAATGGACTTAGTGTGCATGGATTTGAACCAGATTCCAGTAACACTTGCAATGTTCTAGTCATTACAGACCATTACACAAGATATGCACAAGCTTTTCCCACCAAGGATCAGAAGGCATCCACTATGGCTAAAGTACTGTGGGAAAAGTACTTTATTCACTATGGTCTACCCAAGCGTGTACACTCCGATCAAGGAAAAGATTTTGAGAGTCAGCTAATTCACGAGTTGTTGGATCTATTAGGTGTGAAAAAAACGAGAACCACTCCATATCATCCTCAGGGTTACCCTCAACCAGAGAAGTTTAACCGGACTCTGCTTGACATGTTGGGCACTCTGGacccaaaacaaaaatgtagatGGAGTCGTCATATTGGGCATCTTGTACATGTCTATAACTGCAGCCGCAATGAAGCAACTGGATACTCCCcttattttttgatgtttggGAGGGAAGCCTGACTGCCTGTTGATTTGAGTTTTAGTGTTTCAAGTGACAGTTCGTCAGTAAAGTCATATCAGAAGTATGtcagaaatatgaaaaatgaactgAGGGTAGCATATGAGTTGGCTGAAGCTGCTGCTGGGAAaaagaatgatggaaataaaaagagACATGACCAAAGAATCCACTACTCTCATCTTGCTCCCGGTGATAGAGTACTGATTCAAAATCTTGGATTGCAAGGGAAGCACAAATTGGCTGATCGATGGAGTTCCAAGCCATATATTGTTGAAAGCCAAATGCCCAATTTACCTGTTTTCCGAGTGAAGCCAGAAGATGGTGAGGGACCTGTAAAAATTTTTCACCTAAATCATCTGCTTCCAGTGGAACAGAATCTGAGATTACTGCCTGAGGTTGACAGTAATGCTAACTCCCAGAAAAGAACTTTGAGAGAGAACAAGGGCGGAGAGAGAACCCAATGTTTGAACCAGGAGATGAGTGATGTGCAAAAAGTCCAAGATGAAGAAGTTGTCGATTTGCCAGGTTCTGGAAAAGATTCGGACAGTGAAGATGATGAGGATGGAGAATGGATTTATGCACCTTCCAGAGGTACTAATGGTCATGATCTCCCGGAACCTTCCTGTACGGGTTTAGACCCTGTTGGATCAGAGCATGTAGGGAATGGTAGAGAGCAAGTCACAGATGAGTCTGGGAGCTTCAACATAAGAAGTCCTGCTATGGAATTTTGTGATGACTGTGGAGATACAGTAAGGTCTCTGGAATTTTCCTAAGGAGCTCAAAATAGTGCCCCAGAGATCTTTGATTCTTCTGTGGAAAATGAAGGGCCAGTACAAATTGCTAATGAAGAGGTTGGAACATACAGAAGATCTCAGAGAATCAGGAAAGTCCCAAACCGTTTAGAATATGATTTTCTTGGAGAGCCAAACATAGGTACTAAGTGTCCAGTGCGATATTGTTCTACACGGTATATTTGGATAGGTGCACCTAAATACAGATGACAGTTTCATCATCCAGTAGGGCTAACTGCAAAAtagttttcagtttgtttaaaacTTGTGAAATTTTCCATAATGTTGCTTATAGTATTTTTGGTTTCCAGGGTTATCCAATGTGACTAATGTATTTCCCCTTCGTTATGAGGACACAACGATTTTTTTTGGTGGGGGGAGAGTGTAGCACCCTCCTAGTTGGGTATAGTAGTGAACTCAGAAGTGTTTACTTGACGCTAAGTGTGCGCGCGGCTTTCGGTGCCACAGGAGAGCGGGAAGGGCACTCGCGCGCCAAGCAGGTGGATGCCTCACCTGTCGAAGAGGAAAACGCAGCCGTGCAGTCGGGGTTTATTTTTTAGCGATACAGAGCTCGGTGATAAGGACTTTTTTGGAGGATCGCCACAGAGGCACAGCTGGCACGAAATACGTCTGACATGATTTATCccagaaggagaaaatgaaaataagaagtgTCAGAAATATCACAGGAGGCAACAACTAATCAGGGAACGCAAATAAATCCCACATTAAGACGAAGCTGCTGGTGTCATCCCAGACGGAGCTGTGAGATTCCTGTGTTTAACCAAGGAGGAAAATGAGAAGTGCGGGGAAAAGTTCTGGAAGGACACCGTGAGTACACGTGAAGTTATGTACTGCATATGAGCTCCAACTAAGCGCGCCAACgatttttttatagatatatatatatatatatatatatactagcaaaatacccgcgcttcgcagcggagaagtagtgtgttaaagaggttatgaaaaataaaagcaaacattttaaaaataacgtaacatgattgtcaatgtaattgtgttgtcattgttatgagtgttgctgtcttttatatatataatatacacacacacatataaacatatatatacatatacatatatatacatatctacatatatatatatacatatacacatccacatatatatatacatatatatatatacacatatcaacatatatatatatatacacacatatatatatatatatatatatatatatatatatatatacacacatatatatatatacacatatatatatatatatatatatatatatatatatatatctatatctatatatatacacacacatatctatatacacacatatatatatatatatatatatatatatacacacatatacatatacacatacagatatatatatatgtgtatctatacatattaataaaaggcaaagccctcactgactcactgactcactgactgactgactgactgactgactgactcactcatcactaattctcgaacttcccgtgtaggtggaaggctgaaatttggcaggctcattccttacagcttacttacaaaagttaggcaggtttcatttcgaaattctacgcgtaatggtcataactggaacatattttttgtccatatactgtaatggaggaggcggagtcacgtatcgcgtcatcacgcctcctacgtaatcacgtgacctaaaaacaaggaagagatttacagcacgagtcaaacgcgggaacgaaggtaaatgacgttaatttttgactgtcttttaatactgtgtaagcatacatattaacacatgtgcaattaaacgtgtgcatttacgggtaatttctcaggcttaaaagctcgccttttatcaaacgcgggaacaaaggtaactgacgttgttcactgtcttttaatactgtgttaccatacatattaacacatgtgcaattaaacgtgtgcatttacggggtgatttctcaggcttaaaagctcgccttttactaaaaaggtaaatgcaaaactattttcaatcattctatgatctgcttctcacaactgaaggcaccgtggctgatgttacgtcacttgctgtccgaccataagcgttacctgctaggtaaccggacactcacttcactccc from Erpetoichthys calabaricus chromosome 9, fErpCal1.3, whole genome shotgun sequence carries:
- the LOC114657622 gene encoding paraneoplastic antigen Ma1-like, which produces MDVCEIIAWCKEKNVALENAVVLSNVPLDITDTVIYRVLDTVKGTGKTKVHGRCSDKTGREQFVLVETSKKVSEISFPAFIGIPDEIGPWSTQVLSATSPSSGSSKGEEFHTKLMSFLKQEGKSLADIQNVASPALTLNTELVSAINSLVQKCQTASPVEAQNYRKLRTFSGLTPTPNGKEDYEVSAEHTTHILEEWQCSDNVKKQRLVECLRGPTADIVMFVKVENPSATSCDYLKALDTAFGPTENASDLMVKFRNTF